The Lates calcarifer isolate ASB-BC8 linkage group LG18, TLL_Latcal_v3, whole genome shotgun sequence region CGGTATAAAACAATTTGAATATACCAAAATATACAGTTATTCGTGGGTTAAATGATATTGTGATTATATTAAACTCGTCATATtataaaacactgaactgtGTCAAAATTATAacttaatgaaaatattttcagtaaGGCATAATGTGTGGGACCTTGAGGGTCCTTCAGCGGTTCACACGGAAACCAACTCTAATGACCGATGTTTGTTTTGCTACAGTTAGCAGgtaaatctttttattttactttaaaatgtacACGAAGATCTGGATTGCCAGTCAGGgatttataatgtttattattttaactttacGCTATAACGACTTAATACACACTAACTGCCAGTTTAACGCTGTCAAAACGTTTGTTTACATCGTTCCATTCAAGTGGCCTAGCTGAACGCGTTAGCTCTGCCAATGCTAACagttgttttattattcatttgtaTTCTCATATTTAAAGCGTGACAGCGTCCTTACAACGTTAAACTATGTATCACCTTCTTTCAAAGCTAAGATTAAACGTCAGTCATATCATCAGAGAATAGCGCTAACGTTACCCTAAACAAAGCAGCTGAGCTAGGCGGCTAACGAGCGGGGTCTGCAACGACGCTGCTGCGTGGGTGTGTGTCAGACTAATTTAAACTGTAGATCATATGGTTGGAGATTTAAATCGTACTTTATTTTATCCACCATTTTATCCACTTTTTCTCAAGACGTACAACTAACATCTAACGGCTTTTTACGTGGTGAGGAAAATGGTTTGAACGAGTATCTTACTTTATTTTTCCAGTTCTGTAAAATTACCATTTGAGAACCTACACCTAATATTAATGATGGTTGgaaatttgaattttatttcagtgtcacGGGCCATTGTATCACACCTATACATTAAGCATCAACAGACAAGCAATTTGATGATGATAATTCAATCATTTCAAGAAAAGACatggaaaaacaaatgcagGAATTAACCCACTCATTACTGATACAAGGTTGTCTTCCTTAGCGCCCATGTATTCCTCAGATAAGATACCAATTTAAATGACTCTTTTTAAACTAAGTCCTGAATCATTCACATCCATCACCtcagtcttgttttttgtcattaaaaattTTACATTACCTGCATGAAACAACAAATCGATCAGTTTCctaaaactcacacacactgctttaaGTTGATATTCACCTTTCAAAGCAGCATACAGACCCATTTCAGTGTACCAGCTGTTATCTGGGCACTAAGCATCAGTGTTGTTAAAtagcttttctttgttgtccTTCCCTAGTATGCCTGCTGAACGCAAACGCTCAGTAAACATGGATGAGAAAGACGTTTGCGCCTTCGGTaacaaggaaaaagagaaggacagagagggtgagagaagaCCAGCATCTGCCCGAGACAAACCAAAAGATGAGGCCAAAATGGGTGGTAAAAAAGATGGCGgcaaggaggagaagaggaagcgcctagaggaggagaagaagaagaaagaggaaaaggagcgaagaaagaaggaggaggagaaacagaaagcagaggaggaacagaagaagaaagaggaggaggagaagagacagcaggaggagcaggagaggaaactTCAAGAGGAGGAGGCCAAACGACAACGTGAGGAGGAGGCAGCGCTCCTCAAGTAAGTGATGATGAACTTTGCTGTAAAGCCTCAGTTTACAGCAAAGGAAATGTAAGTACCCTGTCTTTTAACTTTGTCCAGCTTACATCATGTATTTCTCTCCATTGTACCTAATTTCTGcagggaaaaggaggaggggcaTCAGCTGCATCAAGAGGCCTGGGAACGTCATCAGTGCAGGAAGGAACTCCGCAGCAAGAACCAGAACGCCCATGAGGGTCGGCCTGAAGAGGCCTTCTTCAGCCGACTGGACTCCAGCCTGAAAAAGAACACTGCCTTTGTCAAGAAGCTGCGTACACTCACTGAACAGCAGCGAGATTCTCTCTCCAATGACTTTGCCTCACTGAACCTCAGCAAGTACATTGGCGAGGCCGTAAGCTCTGTCGTTGAGGCCAAGCTGAAGATCTCTGACGTTGGCTGCGCCGTCCACCTGTGCTCCCTCTTCCACCAACGGTACGCTGAGTTTGCTCCGTTACTGTTACAGGCGTGGAAGAAGCACTTTGAAGCGAGGAAGGAAGACAAGGCGCCCAATGTGAGCAAGCTGCGCACAGATCTGCGCTTTATAGCAGAGCTCACCATCGTTGGCCTCTTCACAGACAAAGAGGGACTGTCGCTTATTTACGAGCAGCTGAAGAACATTATCGGGACGGACCgggagacacacactcatgtgtCAGTGGTGATCAGCTTCTGTAAACACTGTGGGGACGACATTGCTGGTCTCGTGCCCCGCAAGGTGAAACTGGCTGCTGAGAAGTTTGGCTTGTCCTTCCCTCCGAGTGAGATAAtcagcacagagaaacagcagccaTTCCAGAACCTTCTAAGGGAGTATTTCACATCGCTCACCAAACACTTGAAGAAGGACCACCGGGAGCTGCAGAACATTGAGAGGCAGAACAGGTGAGTGCTCCCTTTCTCCACAGGGAATGGTGCTCTTTGGCTCACCATGATATGACCTCTtaacattttctcctcctcaggcGTATCCTACATTCCAAAGGGGAGCTGAGTGAGGACAGGCACAAGCAATATGAAGAGTTTGCCACATCCTATCAGAAGCTGCTGGCCAACACTCAGTCCCTGGCTGATCTGCTCGATGAAAACATGCCAGAGCTGCCTCAAGACAAGACTGTGCAGGAGGGTGTGTCACCTCTCTTTTCCTGACTTGTAGTCAAAAGAGCCCCTTCAAGggcttttttattttagattaaatCAAATAATGACACCAGTAagctgaacatgtgtgtgtcatgtgtgtcttttttctctcagagcATGGTCCTGGCATTGATATTTTCACTCCTGGTAAGCCTGGGGAGTATGACCTGGAAGGAGGGATCTGGGAAGATGAAGACGCACGAAACTTCTATGAGAACTTAGTGGACCTGAAGGCCTTTGTCCCTGCCATCCTTTTCAAGGATAATGAGAAGAGCAGCCAGGGCAAAGACAAAGATGACGCAAAAGGTATATGCACTGAATCCACTGACAGATGAGGAAAGAGATTCTCTCAACTTTATTCTGACTGTACTGTTATTTGTGGTTGGTTCAGATGGGAGAGAAGGGAAGGACACGGCCAGCaccacagaggagctggagttGGAGCTGGAGGCTCTGGACATCACAGATGAACCTCTTGAACTGGAGGGAGCAGACGAGGCAGAGAATGAAGAACTGGCCAAAAAACTGCTGGATGAGCAAGGTAAACCAGCACctctgtatgtgagtgtgatgGTGATTTTACACGTCGACTTGAGTCACTTGTTTCATacacctttattttttaatatgtgtagaacaagaggatgaggaggcaAACACAGGGTCCCACTTGAAGCTAATTGTGGATGCCTTCATCCAGCAGCTCCCCAACTGTGTCAACAGAGACCTCATAGACAAGGTGATGAGAAACAAATAGAGCATTTAATGTGGTGTCCATATtgtgtgtaagaaaaaaatgtctttcacCTGATCTCTTTACTATCATGTAAAGACTTTTGAATCTTTAAATTTATGAGCTTTGTGTTGATTCCTGCAGGCTGCCATGGACTTCTGCATGAACATGAACACCAAGTCTAACAGGAGGAAGCTTGTCCGGGCGCTCTTCACTGTCCCCAGGCAGAGGTAAAGCTGCGTAGACTATCTAAATTTGCTGACCATTGTTATGGGGATAACTTTGATCTTTTGTTCTAAGCAGTCACATCGACAGCTGAAGTtagttttaaagctgcacttgtACTTTTAAGCTGTGGATTTTCAGACAACACTTATTAgcaagctctgtgtgtgtaatgttggttttgatcttttcGTAGGATTTATTGACAAGAAAAATAGAGTATTACCTTCAGACACCACCAGGTGGCGCTCTTGTCATGATTTACAGTTGGTAGATCAGAGGAGCACtgactcttcttcctctttcaggCTGGATCTGCTCCCCTTCTACTCCCGGTTGGTGGCAACTCTTCATCCCTGCATGTCTGATGTGGCAGAGGACCTCTGCTCCATGCTGAAGGGAGACTTCAGGTTTCATGTAGGTTCTCTGTTGAATGATGCACTGAGTTCTATTTGGACTCGATAAAATCAATTTGAGcctgaaaaacatttattaaacaaactCTAAATCAGCCGGTCATATgctaaaaaacaaatacatcttccaatgtttgtgtttttagattcGGAAGAAGGACCAGATCAACATcgagacaaaaaataaaactgtcagatTCATCGGGGAACTGGCCAAGTTCAAGATGTTCTCAAAAACAGACACGCTTCATTGTCTCAAGGTGGGTGGAGAATTGCTGATCTGACATCTGAGGCTTTGATATCTATGAGCTGATCAGTTTGAATGTTTATACTgaaagtctttgtgtgtgtgtgtgtgtgtgtgtgtgtgtgtgtgtgtttgtgtgtttgtggcccAACAGATGCTGCTGTCTGATTTCACCCATCACCATATAGAGATGGCCTGTACACTGCTGGAGACCTGTGGCCGCTTCCTCTTCAGATCCCCCGACTCTCACCTGCGTACCAGTGTCCTGCTGGTTAGTGCACCAAAACCCAGTATTGGTTGGACTATGTTTAACAGAGAAATAGgaacattttaagatttttgttttgagttgtAGTCTCAGTGTAAACAGCTAATAGTTTGTCAaatcctgtctgtgtttcaggagCAAATGATGCGTAAAAAGCAGGCGCAGCATCTGGACGCCCGTTACGTGACCATGGTGGAGAACGCCTACTACTACTGCAACCCCCCGCCCATGGAGAAGAcggtgaagaagaagaggccGCCGCTGCAGGAGTACATCCGCAAGCTGCTCTACAAGGACCTGTCCAAGGTCACCACTGAGAAGGTGCTGAGGCAGATGCGCAAGCTGCCATGGCAGGACCCCGAGGTTAAGAGCTACCTGATCTGCTGCATGGTCAACATCTGGAACGTCAAGTACAACAGCATCCACTGTGTCGCCAACCTGCTGGCCGGCCTGGTGGCCTACCAGGAGGACGTGGGCATCCACGTGGTGGACGGAGTGCTGGAGGACATCCGGCTGGGCATGGAGGTAACACAGTGATGTGGTAATACTTGTCTGTCATTGACTGAGGTTTATTTATGCACTGTTGATGAGTTCAGAGCGATGAGGTAAGGTacagtgagaggacagaaagaaacaaaaccagGTGCTAATCCTGACTGACAGTTTTGACAGTTGATTGAAGAGGAGGCCTCGTTGTTACTGTCATTAGTATGAAGAGCACTGCTACATGTTGCAGGACACGTGAGAATGTCGCCTGGCTCCATCCTGAGTGTGGTTTTGCAAAACACTTCAAACCATGTCATGCGGTAGTATCAACAATTCAGGCTCTTGACAATAAAGTGGCAGCATGTAAAAATGTTAGAAATCCTGTGTACAGAGTGTCTCAACTCTACCCCCTAAATGATCCCAAAGCCAGTCCAACCAGCCAGAGTTCCGCTAACTTTGCTGTGTGGTACTTtcacttatgtaaaggatctgaatgcttgttacatcactgaaagtcacacagtagcacaaacaaaatgacagatggaggcagcggtattccagcagctcctgtgttctgctcggtaaaattcctgtttttgtcaatggagtctggataagtgatatacagtgatgtttctggttaaaccacaaaggatcttactctttcataaaaaggtctatctctgtaggaatcctatccataatgttgtcagacacttataataacaatctgagcctgtcagtgacgcaaacaaacacttgaatcacattgcagcagctgtttgcatgggccaggtacactgttcttgctcaagcctgcaccaattccaaagacttttgtccctatctatcatttacatccaaaaacatggggAAATAAGGTAATAATAATCCTTTGAGTATAGGATCTTAATACTTCTTCCACCGCTGTCCATTCCCCAGGTCAACCAGCCCAAATTCAACCAGCGGCGGATCAGCAGCGCCAAGTTCCTGGGTGAGCTCTACAACTACCGCATGGTGGAGTCTGCCGTCATTTTCCGTACCCTCTTCTCCTTCATTTCCTTTGGGGTCAATCAGGATGGCAGCCCCAGCCCTCTGGACCCTCCGGAGCACCTGTTCCGCATCCGTCTGGTCTGCACCTTGCTCGACACGTGCGGCCAGTACTTTGACCGCGGCTCCAGCAAGAGGAAGCTGGACTGTTTCCTCATCTACTTCCAGGCATGTCATATATGTGAATGTTGATCATTTTTTGCTAGACTCTAtcagagctgcaactaatgattatttaattaattattatttacattttctcagttaatcGATTATTGGTTTTGTCTGATGACTTCAGGTGTCCAACACCTAAAGATACAACTTCAAATGCTCATATTTGAGAAGAGCAAATGTTCTGAATTCTTGCTTAGAAAATGACTAAATGATAagttgattatcaaaatagttgccaattaatttttgGTGGATCAGTGAATCAGTTAATcgactaattgttgcagctctagtaATCTGTCCTACGCTGCCATTTTGACTGGGTCTCTCTTGTAAAATGGACAGTGAATCTCAAGGGACATCCTGGTTCGATaaagactgaataaataaaataaaatctgtgtcTGCAGCGATACATCTGGTGGAAAAAGAGCATCGATGTTTGGACCAAGGATCACCCGTTCCCCATTGACATCGACTACATGATCAGCGACACCTTGGAGCTGCTCAGGCCCAAGATGAGGCTCAGCTGCTCCCTGGAAGAGGCCACCAAACAGGTCACCGACCTGGAGAGGGAGGTGCTCGTCAAGCTAGGTAGGAGTGGACACAGTGTGCTAGTATGTACAGATGCCTTCAAGTGGCAGTTGTCTATATCCGGCACGTAATTATTGCATGTGTGAAGGATGTGAGAGCTTGTGCAGCAGCCAGACTCTCTGGTTGAAGCGCTTTCCGTCGTTCCGGCTGAGCAGCATTCTCCTGTGTGTAGGAGGACGGTCATGCTTCCTTCACTTCTCAGTATGCTTTATCTGTCAGACAGGTTTAACTCCGCTAAACATACCTAACACATCAATACAGAGGTTTCAGGAATGATAATTGGGAATTAAAAAAGAATGACGTTCATTGCaaagtttctctgtgtaaaGAGTTTATTTTAGGTGGCTCACCCAAACAGATTTGGCACCACCAAGAATGTTATgaatatctttgttttgttctgtgacatAAGTCTGAGTGtttcactgaaactgaaattctctctgtcattctttgGTGTAAAATTTTATTCTATGTGGTATTTAAAAGGataaaaggttaaataaaatcAGGTGAGCCCTGCAGAAACCTTCTTACATTAGAATCTGATTAGGAATTGATCTGCTCACAGCCAGTATGAACAGAAGGAGTGATTACAGCTACTTATAACTCTGACAGCATACATTGCATACATGCATGTGAATTATGtattaagatatatatatatatgtcctTAAATAGTGTGTCTGACTGTGCTGAGTGTAAAGTGAAGTTCCAAGAATGTCCGGtaatgcaaagaaaagaaacgGAGCAGAAGGACTGGGGTTcagcaggaaggaggaagaaggaaacGTCAGTGAAGCAGGTGTATCTCACCCTGCAGTCTGATAGCAGCACAGGAACACTGGCTTTGTTTAACAGTTTCAAGGTGTTGACTTGGAATGTGcagagaaaaatgtaaacaccaGCTACACCCTGTGAGAGAGTGACACTGCGGGACTGAGCGGAGGCTGATCCTCCAGCACTCTGTACCTTTGCTGAAGTAAgataaaagtcctgcattcaaaatcctgCTGAAGCAACTGTGCTTAAGTGATTTCCACAGCTGTTGTTGGTGTGTCTGGACTGTATGCTctatgtggttgtgtgtgtgtttttgaatgtaaaGGAGAGAGTGATTGATGAGGCTGATGAAGACCCACCCCCAGCTCAACAGTGGTGCCAttgtttttaccttttcatACTTTAACCAGGATCAGACATTCCTCAGCCCCTGAGTCACACACAGGACCTGATCTTCAGCTTCACACCGCCTGCCTGACTTCATTTCTTTGCTGTCACCACAATTGCATAATTAGTTTCTATAATTGGTTGCAGGTATTATTCAGGTTGACTGGTAAAACAGAGGAACTCACTAATGGAACAATAATTCCCTCCTGAACATTTGCTCTATTTATATCTGAATCTTTTGTTTGAGTAAAGCTGTTCTTTAGGATTGGGCTTGGCTTGGAGGTATTTATGATATCATCTCTCATAATCAttattagcatttttttctgctgaataTTGTGTGAATTTTTCTCAGTTTGCTCATAAGAGTTTCACGTTCCTCATCTTTTGTGTTCAT contains the following coding sequences:
- the upf2 gene encoding regulator of nonsense transcripts 2 isoform X3, with translation MTDVCFATVSSMPAERKRSVNMDEKDVCAFGNKEKEKDREGERRPASARDKPKDEAKMGGKKDGGKEEKRKRLEEEKKKKEEKERRKKEEEKQKAEEEQKKKEEEEKRQQEEQERKLQEEEAKRQREEEAALLKEKEEGHQLHQEAWERHQCRKELRSKNQNAHEGRPEEAFFSRLDSSLKKNTAFVKKLRTLTEQQRDSLSNDFASLNLSKYIGEAVSSVVEAKLKISDVGCAVHLCSLFHQRYAEFAPLLLQAWKKHFEARKEDKAPNVSKLRTDLRFIAELTIVGLFTDKEGLSLIYEQLKNIIGTDRETHTHVSVVISFCKHCGDDIAGLVPRKVKLAAEKFGLSFPPSEIISTEKQQPFQNLLREYFTSLTKHLKKDHRELQNIERQNRRILHSKGELSEDRHKQYEEFATSYQKLLANTQSLADLLDENMPELPQDKTVQEEHGPGIDIFTPGKPGEYDLEGGIWEDEDARNFYENLVDLKAFVPAILFKDNEKSSQGKDKDDAKDGREGKDTASTTEELELELEALDITDEPLELEGADEAENEELAKKLLDEQEQEDEEANTGSHLKLIVDAFIQQLPNCVNRDLIDKAAMDFCMNMNTKSNRRKLVRALFTVPRQRLDLLPFYSRLVATLHPCMSDVAEDLCSMLKGDFRFHIRKKDQINIETKNKTVRFIGELAKFKMFSKTDTLHCLKMLLSDFTHHHIEMACTLLETCGRFLFRSPDSHLRTSVLLEQMMRKKQAQHLDARYVTMVENAYYYCNPPPMEKTVKKKRPPLQEYIRKLLYKDLSKVTTEKVLRQMRKLPWQDPEVKSYLICCMVNIWNVKYNSIHCVANLLAGLVAYQEDVGIHVVDGVLEDIRLGMEVNQPKFNQRRISSAKFLGELYNYRMVESAVIFRTLFSFISFGVNQDGSPSPLDPPEHLFRIRLVCTLLDTCGQYFDRGSSKRKLDCFLIYFQRYIWWKKSIDVWTKDHPFPIDIDYMISDTLELLRPKMRLSCSLEEATKQVTDLEREVLVKLGLAMEKDGRSSAMSEGEGLDEEDDDGDDDEEGGAETEEQSGNESEMNEQEEDEGSENEEEDREEEEEENTDYLTDSNKENETDEENNEVTIRGGGLKHVACAEDEDFIQALDKMMLENLQQRSGEAVKVHQLDVAIPLQLKSQLKKGGSGQPCVGEGDSDISDTMQFVMLTRKGNKQQYKILNVPLSSHLAANHFNQQQAEQEERMRMKKLTLDINERQEQEDYQEMMQSLAQRPAPANTNRERRPRYQHPKGAPNADLIFKTGGRRR
- the upf2 gene encoding regulator of nonsense transcripts 2 isoform X1, whose product is MTDVCFATVSSMPAERKRSVNMDEKDVCAFGNKEKEKDREGERRPASARDKPKDEAKMGGKKDGGKEEKRKRLEEEKKKKEEKERRKKEEEKQKAEEEQKKKEEEEKRQQEEQERKLQEEEAKRQREEEAALLKEKEEGHQLHQEAWERHQCRKELRSKNQNAHEGRPEEAFFSRLDSSLKKNTAFVKKLRTLTEQQRDSLSNDFASLNLSKYIGEAVSSVVEAKLKISDVGCAVHLCSLFHQRYAEFAPLLLQAWKKHFEARKEDKAPNVSKLRTDLRFIAELTIVGLFTDKEGLSLIYEQLKNIIGTDRETHTHVSVVISFCKHCGDDIAGLVPRKVKLAAEKFGLSFPPSEIISTEKQQPFQNLLREYFTSLTKHLKKDHRELQNIERQNRRILHSKGELSEDRHKQYEEFATSYQKLLANTQSLADLLDENMPELPQDKTVQEEHGPGIDIFTPGKPGEYDLEGGIWEDEDARNFYENLVDLKAFVPAILFKDNEKSSQGKDKDDAKDGREGKDTASTTEELELELEALDITDEPLELEGADEAENEELAKKLLDEQEQEDEEANTGSHLKLIVDAFIQQLPNCVNRDLIDKAAMDFCMNMNTKSNRRKLVRALFTVPRQRLDLLPFYSRLVATLHPCMSDVAEDLCSMLKGDFRFHIRKKDQINIETKNKTVRFIGELAKFKMFSKTDTLHCLKMLLSDFTHHHIEMACTLLETCGRFLFRSPDSHLRTSVLLEQMMRKKQAQHLDARYVTMVENAYYYCNPPPMEKTVKKKRPPLQEYIRKLLYKDLSKVTTEKVLRQMRKLPWQDPEVKSYLICCMVNIWNVKYNSIHCVANLLAGLVAYQEDVGIHVVDGVLEDIRLGMEVNQPKFNQRRISSAKFLGELYNYRMVESAVIFRTLFSFISFGVNQDGSPSPLDPPEHLFRIRLVCTLLDTCGQYFDRGSSKRKLDCFLIYFQRYIWWKKSIDVWTKDHPFPIDIDYMISDTLELLRPKMRLSCSLEEATKQVTDLEREVLVKLGLAMEKDGRSSAMSEGEGLDEEDDDGDDDEEGGAETEEQSGNESEMNEQEEDEGSENEEEDREEEEEENTDYLTDSNKENETDEENNEVTIRGGGLKHVACAEDEDFIQALDKMMLENLQQRSGEAVKVHQLDVAIPLQLKSQLKKGGSGQPCVGEGDSDISDTMQFVMLTRKGNKQQYKILNVPLSSHLAANHFNQQQAEQEERMRMKKLTLDINERQEQEDYQEMMQSLAQRPAPANTNRERRPRYQHPKGAPNADLIFKTGGRVKKARNERHEKRDRQERQDRTDKQERNQRYMAE
- the upf2 gene encoding regulator of nonsense transcripts 2 isoform X4, producing the protein MTDVCFATVSSMPAERKRSVNMDEKDVCAFGNKEKEKDREGERRPASARDKPKDEAKMGGKKDGGKEEKRKRLEEEKKKKEEKERRKKEEEKQKAEEEQKKKEEEEKRQQEEQERKLQEEEAKRQREEEAALLKEKEEGHQLHQEAWERHQCRKELRSKNQNAHEGRPEEAFFSRLDSSLKKNTAFVKKLRTLTEQQRDSLSNDFASLNLSKYIGEAVSSVVEAKLKISDVGCAVHLCSLFHQRYAEFAPLLLQAWKKHFEARKEDKAPNVSKLRTDLRFIAELTIVGLFTDKEGLSLIYEQLKNIIGTDRETHTHVSVVISFCKHCGDDIAGLVPRKVKLAAEKFGLSFPPSEIISTEKQQPFQNLLREYFTSLTKHLKKDHRELQNIERQNRRILHSKGELSEDRHKQYEEFATSYQKLLANTQSLADLLDENMPELPQDKTVQEEHGPGIDIFTPGKPGEYDLEGGIWEDEDARNFYENLVDLKAFVPAILFKDNEKSSQGKDKDDAKDGREGKDTASTTEELELELEALDITDEPLELEGADEAENEELAKKLLDEQEQEDEEANTGSHLKLIVDAFIQQLPNCVNRDLIDKAAMDFCMNMNTKSNRRKLVRALFTVPRQRLDLLPFYSRLVATLHPCMSDVAEDLCSMLKGDFRFHIRKKDQINIETKNKTVRFIGELAKFKMFSKTDTLHCLKMLLSDFTHHHIEMACTLLETCGRFLFRSPDSHLRTSVLLEQMMRKKQAQHLDARYVTMVENAYYYCNPPPMEKTVKKKRPPLQEYIRKLLYKDLSKVTTEKVLRQMRKLPWQDPEVKSYLICCMVNIWNVKYNSIHCVANLLAGLVAYQEDVGIHVVDGVLEDIRLGMEVNQPKFNQRRISSAKFLGELYNYRMVESAVIFRTLFSFISFGVNQDGSPSPLDPPEHLFRIRLVCTLLDTCGQYFDRGSSKRKLDCFLIYFQRYIWWKKSIDVWTKDHPFPIDIDYMISDTLELLRPKMRLSCSLEEATKQVTDLEREVLVKLGLAMEKDGRSSAMSEGEGLDEEDDDGDDDEEGGAETEEQSGNESEMNEQEEDEGSENEEEDREEEEEENTDYLTDSNKENETDEENNEVTIRGGGLKHVACAEDEDFIQALDKMMLENLQQRSGEAVKVHQLDVAIPLQLKSQLKKGGSGQPCVGEGDSDISDTMQFVMLTRKGNKQQYKILNVPLSSHLAANHFNQQQAEQEERMRMKKLTLDINERQEQEDYQEMMQSLAQRPAPANTNRERRPRYQHPKGAPNADLIFKTGGRR
- the upf2 gene encoding regulator of nonsense transcripts 2 isoform X2, whose translation is MTDVCFATVSSMPAERKRSVNMDEKDVCAFGNKEKEKDREGERRPASARDKPKDEAKMGGKKDGGKEEKRKRLEEEKKKKEEKERRKKEEEKQKAEEEQKKKEEEEKRQQEEQERKLQEEEAKRQREEEAALLKEKEEGHQLHQEAWERHQCRKELRSKNQNAHEGRPEEAFFSRLDSSLKKNTAFVKKLRTLTEQQRDSLSNDFASLNLSKYIGEAVSSVVEAKLKISDVGCAVHLCSLFHQRYAEFAPLLLQAWKKHFEARKEDKAPNVSKLRTDLRFIAELTIVGLFTDKEGLSLIYEQLKNIIGTDRETHTHVSVVISFCKHCGDDIAGLVPRKVKLAAEKFGLSFPPSEIISTEKQQPFQNLLREYFTSLTKHLKKDHRELQNIERQNRRILHSKGELSEDRHKQYEEFATSYQKLLANTQSLADLLDENMPELPQDKTVQEEHGPGIDIFTPGKPGEYDLEGGIWEDEDARNFYENLVDLKAFVPAILFKDNEKSSQGKDKDDAKDGREGKDTASTTEELELELEALDITDEPLELEGADEAENEELAKKLLDEQEQEDEEANTGSHLKLIVDAFIQQLPNCVNRDLIDKAAMDFCMNMNTKSNRRKLVRALFTVPRQRLDLLPFYSRLVATLHPCMSDVAEDLCSMLKGDFRFHIRKKDQINIETKNKTVRFIGELAKFKMFSKTDTLHCLKMLLSDFTHHHIEMACTLLETCGRFLFRSPDSHLRTSVLLEQMMRKKQAQHLDARYVTMVENAYYYCNPPPMEKTVKKKRPPLQEYIRKLLYKDLSKVTTEKVLRQMRKLPWQDPEVKSYLICCMVNIWNVKYNSIHCVANLLAGLVAYQEDVGIHVVDGVLEDIRLGMEVNQPKFNQRRISSAKFLGELYNYRMVESAVIFRTLFSFISFGVNQDGSPSPLDPPEHLFRIRLVCTLLDTCGQYFDRGSSKRKLDCFLIYFQRYIWWKKSIDVWTKDHPFPIDIDYMISDTLELLRPKMRLSCSLEEATKQVTDLEREVLVKLGLAMEKDGRSSAMSEGEGLDEEDDDGDDDEEGGAETEEQSGNESEMNEQEEDEGSENEEEDREEEEEENTDYLTDSNKENETDEENNEVTIRGGGLKHVACAEDEDFIQALDKMMLENLQRSGEAVKVHQLDVAIPLQLKSQLKKGGSGQPCVGEGDSDISDTMQFVMLTRKGNKQQYKILNVPLSSHLAANHFNQQQAEQEERMRMKKLTLDINERQEQEDYQEMMQSLAQRPAPANTNRERRPRYQHPKGAPNADLIFKTGGRVKKARNERHEKRDRQERQDRTDKQERNQRYMAE